CTCCCTCTAATGTGAAATTGGGAGTCCAATCGTACTACAATGTTAGTAACAAGGCTGTCCAGACCATTAACTGCACTGCAGACCTTGGTATTACCTCGACGGTCTCTCTGGACTTACAAATCAAGGTCAACGGGGACTTTGTTGACTTTGAAGCGTTCGGGGGCCCTCCTCATTGGACTGTTTCAAATATAAGAAACGATGACTGTAGCGAAAAAGTTCTGGCCTTGTATAGTTTACCGTTTGTATCTGAAAAAATGGATAACAGCGAACTTAGGTGTAAAGCTACAGATAGTAAATACAGGACAACCTTGTATTCAAATGTTGGAAGGATGATTGTAAAAATATGATGCTGTTTTGGAAAATTCTATAGAAATGTTGTTCCATACCGATATTAaggtgtttgattttatttcttcttgGTATGCCCATTCCATGTCACAAgagtatttataaaatgaatgcATGTGTTCACTTGTTCATTTGTGTGTAACGACTCTTTCGATGAAAATACAATTTGGGAACTGAATGGTGTTGACCCTTCAAGAGTTCAACCATCTCACCATTTGAAACTCGGTTTAAGCAAATGGCTCTCGTGAGTTTAAGAACAcacatgtataaaattatttaaaaaaataaaatatatatatttttaaaaaccgtTCAACGTAAACAGAGATTTGACTGAGGGGTAACGGAAGATGCGATACACAGACTGGCATATATTTACACATCCTTTGCACTTACCTTACAAGTTATAATTATACTACTTGCAAAAGGAAGTTGTacttataattttaatcaaaacatgtattaaaatgcAATTGCTCCCATCAAAAGAATATTAGTATAGATGGCAGTACATAcacgtttatatatatatacccacGTGTCTGATCGctagaaataaaatgaatggtAGAGCTGTAAAAATACTATCGTATGCAAAAATACTCCCTTAAATTCGTCTTTTTATTGTGCCCTGGCAATAAAAtaacccctgtcacaccggagctgcgtccttaaataatttaaaacgcCATGGTAAATgcagtagagtctcctacagcgccgtaacaacgCTACGACATCTTCGTCcgtcgcggtgggatcgccttgaacaacgccatgcgacggcgcgcactttgaacatgcacaaagtacgcgccgtggaTCGGCGTTCAGATAAACACGCGGTAGAAGCGTAGTAaggtcgccgtgacagcgccgtaacaTCTCCAGCAGCGCCACGAGAGCTCTGTCGGCGCGCTCAAGAACGCAActaatcgcagtgtagacgcagtgatacgtcaattgcgcttgcacggagacctcacggagtcctttgggatctcactgcgtctctatcgcgctctcactgcgcatccaCAGCATTTTCACACAGCGCccccaaagagctgttgctgcgttcatcgcgctctcatgacgtttcttctgcgtttataccGCGCTGCCACGGCGTTTCTGGTGCGTTGTTATCAagaccacgaaaactcgaaAATTGGCTGTTCtacaatagcaagcgatgtaataattattaaactggatgtagatgactatgtaaaaagtagcatttgctaatattccaagaccAATAAATggacgtagatggaattcatgccatttggttcttatgttttcacatcttttctatgttttctaacaactaataacggatcttttttgtagacctgactTCTATGAGTTTAATcctagtccttcacaaattgtttagaagtaactatgtttcaattacaatgtaacttttcataaaatcaaaataattttttaatcatttatttactagttaaaaattcttgcttgtttcccatacaattgtacaaattaatattaacctaTCAAGAAGTAAATAACGTCTTGTGAgcgcagtcagcgcgcagagcacgccgtggacgcgcggtaaaaactcctagcacgtcatgagcgctcggcgtaGACTCAGCGAGAGCGTagttaatcgccaagtagaactccgtggaaacgcagtcacacgccgtgggagctccgtaagaacgcctcagtcgccgtcaggacgccatgacatctccacttgtaaaattttcaaataaaactgtacattttttctgaattttccttgcgatcctatGGCGactccatgaattttacaacgccgtgaacacgccgtggggacgcagcttggtgtgacagggccttaacACAATATCGGCATTTAACGTTTGTTAAGTTCAAAAAGGGAGCGCGGACCCTAGAATTTTTCACGGCGGGGGTGGGGGTGGCTATGAGGTATTTAATGCACGTAAGCTTAGAACATTTTTAGAGGGGGACACTTAGAGACAACATGTATGCTCATGGAGTCAAGGGGGTAACGGAAGATGCGATACACAGACTGGCATATATTTGCACATCCTTTGCACTTACCTTACAAGTTATAATTATACTACTTGCAAAAGAAAGTTGTacttataattttaatcaaaacatgtattaaaatgcAATTGCTCCCATCAAAGGAATATTAGTATAGAAGCCAGTACATACACGTCTGTGTACATATACACACGTGTCTGATCGCTAGAAACAAAATGAATGGTATAACTGTGAAAATACCATCGTATGTAAAAATACTCCCTTAAATTCGTTTTTTTATTGTGCCTATTAAAAACGTAGGAGCGCGGATATTAAGATTTTTCAAGGCGGGGGTGGGGTGGCGATGATTAGAAATTTAGTGGTATTTAATGCACGTAAGCTTTGGACATATTtagagtgggggggggggcttagacACACCAGGTATGCTCATAGAGTCAAGGGGGTGCACGTAAAGTCTTCAGAAGCTCCTAAATTTTTTAGATTCTATTGAGTTAGACAAAACCGTAAAATGTGCCCTAGTATTGGTGCTCCAGTACATGTTCATTAACTTGCATCTTTAAAAGTAATGATTCATGAGGAGGAATGCAattaattaaggatttttacacacacaaaaatcatgtttgttaacaatgtaaaaatttgttCCTTGGTCATCTTCATCTATTAGTTCGAAACCAAATGGAGATTTTACACTCTTTgtcttaatatttttaaaaatgcacattAATAACATCTTGAAactaagataaaatatttttcactcATTACCATTGAAATTACAAAGTACCCAATAACACCTATGATAAAGGCTATTTTATGTTCCCTGATATCGTATCACTTTTTTAAAGTACAAACCATGCATATTTTATAGGATTTTAAGTTACATTTTAGGGCTTTTTAAGAAAGAGGTGTCAGAAATCGAtgatcctatcctatcgttaaGGATACTTACAGTACTCTTTTGAAAATTAGagctatagttttttttaaaggaacaGAATGATGTGATTCTATTTCAAGTACTGAgataataattttcttaaacctcaaattaaaattcttgcataaaataacaacaacaaaattcgTACTATgtctaacatacatgtacttctacgAAGAAACCGTTATATGTTCTTTATTAAcctataaactacatgtattcttaTTAGTCATGAAGTTGCCATGCAGTTGTGGAActaatttaaatgtatttatttaattacttgCATGTACTGAGAATGTAGCGTATAtaatttgttgaaataaaatttgttttttcggAAAATCTCTGCATGCACATGAAAATACTGTTTGTGAAAAGATGACTGATAgtcttaaaaaaagaagaaaaagaaaagcaatctaaatcaacaaaaaaacaacaacaaaaaacagtGGTCCACAAGCAGCATTTAAGTAGGgcctacatgtattaaaagcaATTATCCCAACGGATGAAGTTGATCTTTCCTCAGGAAAAGAATTTTTAGAAATCGGAGTTAGGGAATCTTTTCGTCTAAgactatttcaaaaattgtcttTTCTTGTCAAACATCTACATGTTTACAGTTATAAAAAATGCGGTagaacattgattttatttttaaaaaatcaagcaTTACGATGCATGATTTCTCAACAAGCAAGTGCTCATTAATTAAGAGCTAAATATAGCCAGTGTTTGGTGGGAAAAAGTTTTTTGCttcaatatcattattttaatttgatcgtTATCTGTCCCTATTttacctttatttttatttgaaattcttcattatttattttgatgataGTGGTTATTTACATAGTTTTACAGACAGTTTTTCTgcaacattcatttttttttaaaatccggATTGAGACAGCTGTATCCACTCGAAACCTATCTTGTAATACAACTTCCGGTTATAATAAGATGGCACCTCGAGATGTCAAGTTTGTCAATTTTGTGTTAATGTTCAGTACTTTTACGATCGTTTTGGGGATAGACCTTCCTCATTTAAGTGCAATACTTTCTTTAGAAAAGGAAAGTACTCGGGATGATACAGGGTCTCTTGTATTGTACGCAGGAACCGAGCAAAGAATTGTATTAGTTGGGAGCAACTTTGACAACGCGACCAGCATAGCTTTCACGACAGATATACGTTCACAGAAGGAAACATGTGATGGCCAGAGAACGCAGACATTCTCGATCATTTCGACAGCATATAACGGGACATTAGCTACTATCTTGGTAAACTTGCCTGTTTTAGAGAGTGGGagttattattatgtatgtTATTCCGTTGAAGGAGTTGAGAAATGGGAGCACGGAGGCAAAGAATCGTATACGCGCGTTGCTGTGAAGGTCAAGGAAAGTACCCTTCTTCCACTATGgattcaaattattttcattgcCTTTCTTTTGTGTCTCTCAGGATTGTTCAGTGGATTGAATTTGGGTTTAATGGCATTAGATAAAACTGAGctaaaaattattgcaaaatgTGGCTCAACATCAGAGAAAAAGTATGCTAAGGCTATTGAACCTGTGCGGAGAAGAGGAAATTTTCTCCTTTGTACTCTTTTATTGGGAAATGTACTTGTAAATAACTCTTTAACTATCTTGTTGGATGATTTATCCAATGGTTTGTACGCAGTCATTGGTGCAACATTGGGCATTGTTATCTGTGGTGAAATTATACCTCAAGCCCTGTGTTCCAGACATGGACTTGCAGTTGGAGCTCGGACAATTTGGATCACAAGGTTTTTTATGTTGATAACATTTCCTCTTTCTTTCCCTATAAGTTTACTCTTGGACAAAGTCCTTGGGGAGGAGATTGGAAATGTGTATGACAGAGCTAAGCTCTCAGAGTTAGTGAAAGTAACCAAAGAGTTCAATGATCTTAAAAATGATGAAGTCAACATTATCTCAGGAGCATTGGACTTATCCAAAAAGTCTGTAAAGGAAGTTATGACAAAGATAGAGGATGTTTATATGCTTGACATTAACAGTGTGTTAGACTTTGAAACAGTTTCTGAGATTATGAAACGTGGGTATACTCGCATTCCTATATATGAAAATGATCCAGGCAACATAGTAGCTCTTCTAAACATTAAGGACCTGGCGCTGATTGACCCTGATGATAAAACCCCCATAAGA
This is a stretch of genomic DNA from Crassostrea angulata isolate pt1a10 chromosome 4, ASM2561291v2, whole genome shotgun sequence. It encodes these proteins:
- the LOC128179331 gene encoding metal transporter CNNM4-like produces the protein MAPRDVKFVNFVLMFSTFTIVLGIDLPHLSAILSLEKESTRDDTGSLVLYAGTEQRIVLVGSNFDNATSIAFTTDIRSQKETCDGQRTQTFSIISTAYNGTLATILVNLPVLESGSYYYVCYSVEGVEKWEHGGKESYTRVAVKVKESTLLPLWIQIIFIAFLLCLSGLFSGLNLGLMALDKTELKIIAKCGSTSEKKYAKAIEPVRRRGNFLLCTLLLGNVLVNNSLTILLDDLSNGLYAVIGATLGIVICGEIIPQALCSRHGLAVGARTIWITRFFMLITFPLSFPISLLLDKVLGEEIGNVYDRAKLSELVKVTKEFNDLKNDEVNIISGALDLSKKSVKEVMTKIEDVYMLDINSVLDFETVSEIMKRGYTRIPIYENDPGNIVALLNIKDLALIDPDDKTPIRTVIKFYQHPLIFVFDDQKLDTMLHEFRQGHSHMGIVRRVNNEGDGDPYYETLGVLTLEDVIEEIIQSEIIDETDIITDNRKKTRRTLAKQDFSVFNTQEANSVLISPQLALAAFRFLSTSVDYFKDDYVSENVLKKLIRQNVVEEVVKKETSEQFLFRENVPCDYFILILQGSVEVLVGREGLRFVTGPFSYYGTQSLKISDNSMIYPSSTESLYSRIEPYVPDFSVRVDSNLLFVRIRRAQYIAARRATMMGKANIKSEDEAFAKEWHKVKILSNLSNNDNHHLNRVHNPDKMRRASSLSVPFTSNQIESGRSSGEWKVNNSSDGGILIQNMAGDCEMIETRERSATEPCEGHLDLQQGEPKGSSGESLGYEDAKSDPDGQSERQHEQTPLITRKDKDESTETS